Proteins co-encoded in one Natronorubrum daqingense genomic window:
- a CDS encoding oxidoreductase, translated as MTTLEEPLEIGGVTVPNRLYRAPLLECAGNGSEAVDTLIDDLEPAAESGVGLICQGATIVRGDGGCAAPGMTRVHDPDFVSKLARLTDRIHDHGSRIFLQLEHGGLRSMETWHAAYRRENPNLEQLAVSRPPWQLRLLDRLGFLNYDPHVLSTDEVYELAADFGRCAASAVDAGYDGIHLAGANMGIVQQFLSPFYNRREDEFGGDPESRLEFLAVVHDEIRDRAGDVPLITKVPAETAAPPSPVVRRKLSLGDGVEIARRLERIGYDGVVPVQASVVWDMSIVRGEYPDRAWANEQLREGYDEAFGGAHRRRLVAGANWIQSRQYDFESAWNEPFCRRVRERVSIPVLAEGGVRERAEMDRLLGETADAEAAACDMVGMARPFYAEPKLGARLLESAAASREKSPQVLCESCNNCTVPQVTGAPGICRTPSVLRERGELERDGAYERDDV; from the coding sequence ATGACCACCCTCGAGGAGCCACTCGAAATCGGCGGCGTGACGGTTCCCAACCGGCTCTATCGCGCTCCGTTGCTCGAGTGTGCGGGTAACGGTTCGGAAGCGGTCGATACCCTGATCGACGACCTCGAGCCGGCCGCCGAGTCGGGCGTCGGTCTCATCTGCCAAGGAGCGACCATCGTACGCGGCGACGGCGGCTGTGCTGCGCCCGGAATGACCCGCGTTCACGACCCCGACTTCGTCTCGAAACTCGCTCGGCTAACCGATCGAATTCACGACCACGGCAGCCGAATTTTCTTGCAACTCGAGCACGGCGGCCTGCGAAGCATGGAAACCTGGCACGCTGCATATCGTCGAGAGAACCCGAATCTCGAGCAGCTCGCAGTTTCACGGCCGCCCTGGCAGTTACGACTGCTCGATCGGCTCGGATTTCTGAACTACGACCCGCACGTGCTCTCGACCGACGAGGTGTACGAACTCGCCGCGGATTTTGGTCGCTGTGCAGCGTCCGCTGTCGACGCCGGCTACGACGGCATTCATCTCGCCGGGGCCAACATGGGAATCGTCCAGCAGTTCCTCTCGCCGTTTTACAACCGACGCGAAGACGAGTTCGGTGGCGATCCCGAATCGAGACTCGAGTTTCTCGCCGTCGTCCACGACGAGATTCGCGACCGGGCCGGAGACGTTCCACTGATCACTAAGGTGCCGGCCGAAACGGCCGCACCGCCCTCACCCGTCGTGCGTCGAAAACTCTCCCTCGGAGATGGGGTCGAAATCGCGAGGCGACTCGAGCGAATCGGCTACGACGGCGTCGTGCCGGTGCAAGCCTCCGTCGTCTGGGATATGAGCATCGTTCGCGGGGAGTATCCCGACCGAGCGTGGGCGAACGAACAGTTACGCGAGGGGTACGACGAGGCCTTCGGCGGTGCACACCGACGGCGTCTCGTCGCCGGCGCAAACTGGATTCAGTCGCGACAGTACGACTTCGAGTCCGCGTGGAACGAACCGTTCTGTCGGCGCGTTCGAGAACGGGTCTCGATTCCAGTGCTGGCGGAGGGTGGCGTTCGCGAACGTGCGGAAATGGATCGGTTACTCGGTGAGACGGCGGACGCCGAGGCGGCGGCTTGCGACATGGTCGGTATGGCCCGTCCGTTTTACGCCGAGCCAAAACTCGGGGCGCGATTGCTCGAGTCCGCGGCCGCTAGTAGGGAAAAATCACCACAAGTGCTCTGTGAAAGCTGTAACAACTGCACCGTTCCGCAGGTAACCGGCGCGCCGGGAATCTGCCGGACGCCATCCGTACTGCGAGAGCGCGGTGAACTCGAGCGAGACGGGGCCTACGAACGTGACGACGTGTAA
- a CDS encoding homing endonuclease associated repeat-containing protein, with the protein MTTQAECLDALRDAAEELGCSPTKAQYEELGMTPASATIIRTCGGWNNAKERAGLATSYSRGSRVSPKPDDVDLPEGMSWEALTVDQRWHYRNTEWNTERTLRRRRRLRAWLNDQKQRCSRCPIDHVGCLDFHHRNPDSKTMAVGRMVTFGYGKDALRAEITKCVVLCANCHRKEHFRTLTRPLQRWVHSQKHISGGCKRCVEDDPACLDYHHNSGNKRATVAALVAANRSKQRIRTEIERCVVLCANCHRIEHYKHTTE; encoded by the coding sequence GTGACTACGCAAGCGGAGTGCCTGGACGCTCTCCGAGATGCTGCCGAGGAACTCGGTTGTTCACCGACGAAAGCGCAGTACGAAGAACTAGGAATGACCCCAGCCTCTGCAACGATCATTCGAACGTGCGGTGGTTGGAATAATGCGAAAGAACGTGCCGGGCTAGCAACGTCGTACTCGAGAGGTTCCCGTGTGAGCCCGAAGCCCGACGATGTCGACCTTCCCGAGGGAATGTCTTGGGAAGCGTTGACCGTCGATCAACGGTGGCACTATCGAAATACCGAGTGGAATACCGAACGGACATTACGCCGCCGCCGTCGGCTCCGAGCGTGGCTCAACGATCAAAAACAGCGTTGTTCACGATGCCCTATCGACCACGTTGGGTGTCTCGACTTTCATCATCGCAATCCAGACTCAAAAACGATGGCCGTGGGCCGGATGGTTACATTTGGTTACGGGAAAGATGCACTTCGCGCTGAAATAACAAAATGTGTCGTACTCTGCGCAAACTGCCATCGAAAAGAACATTTTCGCACTCTAACCCGTCCACTCCAACGGTGGGTCCATTCTCAAAAGCACATCTCTGGTGGTTGTAAGCGATGTGTCGAAGATGATCCAGCTTGTCTCGATTACCACCACAACTCGGGCAATAAGCGTGCTACTGTCGCGGCCCTCGTCGCTGCGAACCGATCGAAACAACGAATCCGCACCGAAATCGAACGGTGTGTCGTCCTTTGTGCTAACTGCCACCGAATCGAACACTACAAGCATACAACTGAGTAA
- a CDS encoding IMP cyclohydrolase produces the protein MYIGRFVVVGPDVGAYRVSSRSFPNREISTRDDALTVGPTADAPETDNPYVSYNCLRLVDTPTGETAAFGNGSHVDPIAEKLELGYPARDALAESLLALDYEKDDYDTPRIGATIGADGEALIGTVRKDALLVETVEEPTLVATYEKNAPESFDFEATTATEAATDAYDLEFEHAVCAAGVARTDGGFETALENGN, from the coding sequence ATGTACATCGGACGATTCGTCGTCGTCGGTCCCGACGTCGGTGCCTACCGCGTCTCATCACGATCCTTCCCGAACCGGGAGATTTCGACTCGAGACGACGCGCTCACTGTCGGTCCCACGGCGGACGCACCCGAAACGGACAACCCGTACGTCTCGTATAACTGCCTCCGACTCGTCGACACCCCGACGGGCGAGACGGCCGCGTTCGGAAACGGCTCGCACGTCGACCCCATCGCGGAGAAACTCGAGTTAGGCTATCCCGCTCGAGACGCCCTCGCGGAGAGTCTCCTGGCACTCGACTACGAGAAAGACGACTACGACACGCCCCGAATCGGGGCGACGATCGGTGCCGACGGCGAAGCGCTGATCGGAACGGTCCGAAAAGACGCCCTGCTCGTCGAGACCGTCGAAGAGCCGACGCTCGTCGCGACGTACGAGAAGAACGCACCCGAATCGTTCGACTTCGAGGCGACCACCGCGACAGAAGCAGCAACCGACGCCTACGACCTCGAGTTCGAACACGCAGTCTGTGCAGCGGGCGTCGCCCGCACTGACGGCGGCTTCGAAACGGCACTCGAGAACGGCAACTGA
- a CDS encoding metallophosphoesterase family protein: MNVGLLSDIHGNRIALEAVLEDMPSVDRLLCAGDVVGYNSWPAACVDVLRTRDVPTVMGNHDAAVVDEAPFQFNGMARAGVEHATDQLSDDQLGWLESLPTERLACDGRVKLVHGHPDDPKRYTRYTYPKEFSPGLLEDEDILVLGHTHVQGVERFREGIVVNPGSVGQPRDGDPRAAYAVLDLDHLTVDTYRVEYDIESVQTAVSDADLPTRIGSRLERGK, encoded by the coding sequence ATGAACGTCGGACTACTCTCCGACATCCACGGCAACCGGATCGCTCTCGAGGCGGTGCTCGAGGACATGCCGTCAGTCGATCGCCTGCTGTGTGCCGGTGACGTCGTCGGCTACAACTCGTGGCCGGCGGCCTGTGTCGACGTACTTCGCACGCGAGACGTGCCGACAGTGATGGGAAATCACGACGCCGCAGTCGTCGACGAGGCTCCGTTTCAGTTCAACGGAATGGCCCGCGCTGGCGTCGAACACGCGACGGACCAGCTCTCCGATGATCAGTTGGGGTGGCTCGAATCGCTGCCGACCGAACGACTGGCGTGTGACGGACGAGTGAAACTCGTCCACGGCCATCCTGACGACCCGAAGCGCTACACTCGCTACACCTATCCCAAGGAATTCTCGCCGGGGCTCCTCGAGGACGAAGACATCCTGGTTCTCGGCCACACGCACGTCCAGGGCGTCGAGCGCTTTCGCGAGGGAATCGTCGTCAATCCAGGCAGCGTTGGTCAACCGCGAGACGGAGATCCACGAGCGGCCTACGCGGTGCTTGACCTCGATCACCTGACGGTCGACACGTACCGTGTGGAGTACGACATCGAATCGGTCCAGACGGCAGTTTCCGACGCCGATCTCCCGACGCGAATCGGGTCGCGACTCGAGCGCGGGAAGTAA
- the cysE gene encoding serine O-acetyltransferase, with product MLSRLREDVRTMCERDPAATGSLEVVCCYPGLHAVWAHQFAHWLWTRDVRVLARFLSHLVRIVTGVEIHPGATIGRRVTIDHGMGVVIGETAEIGDDVHLYHGVTLGGDRNEPVKRHPTVEDEVHIGANATLLGDITIGEGAAVGAGSVVTKDVDANTTVAGVPAERVDEE from the coding sequence ATGCTCAGCCGGCTTCGTGAAGACGTCCGCACGATGTGCGAGCGTGACCCGGCTGCAACCGGGTCCCTCGAGGTCGTCTGTTGTTATCCTGGGTTGCACGCCGTTTGGGCCCACCAGTTCGCCCACTGGCTCTGGACGCGCGACGTGCGAGTTCTCGCCAGGTTCCTCTCGCATCTCGTCCGCATAGTGACCGGCGTCGAAATTCATCCCGGTGCGACGATCGGGCGACGCGTGACAATCGACCACGGAATGGGCGTCGTCATCGGCGAAACAGCCGAAATTGGTGATGACGTACATCTTTACCACGGCGTTACGCTCGGGGGCGATCGGAACGAACCAGTCAAACGACACCCGACGGTCGAAGACGAGGTCCACATCGGGGCGAACGCGACGTTACTCGGTGACATCACGATCGGTGAAGGTGCAGCCGTCGGTGCAGGCTCGGTCGTCACGAAAGACGTCGACGCGAACACGACCGTTGCCGGCGTTCCAGCCGAACGCGTCGACGAGGAGTAA
- a CDS encoding AAA family ATPase: MSDDNSEPTGADHVDTDEAHGFSNLERSDLDGNDSSQGLFDDLLSGEPIFENKEVLRPSYTPHELPHRSDQINKMATILVAALRGETPSNILIYGKTGTGKTASAKFVSKELESTSQKYSVPCDVEYINCEVTDTQYRVLAQLANKFIDKNKERIDDRIDDLEALKEAFEEYDRASQSDPDVSAGTDTGSETLFSETADHDDTSGGTPTELRSPDDVDAHAVTDESSETDTHTDDRATPNASSGDGSEHPSAVPAETKGEPTESTVAGSDTPATAESSPHPLESTPFETSEDIDDRIAELEDDKESFEEVPMTGWPTDRVYSVFFDAVDYDERVVVIMLDEIDKLVEKSGDDTLYNLSRMNSELENSRVSIIGISNDLKFTDFLDPRVKSSLGEEEIVFPPYDANQLRDILEHRSEVAFKEGALSDDVIPLCAAFAAQEHGDARRALDLLRTAGELAERSQTETIVEEHVRQAQDKIELDRVVEVVRTLPTQSKLVLFAIILLEKNGVNSINTGEVFNIYKRLCEEIDADVLTQRRVTDLISELDMLGIVNAVVVSKGRYGRTKEISLSVPLGETEAVLLSDSRLSDIDEVQPFVQARFEN, from the coding sequence ATGTCAGACGATAATTCAGAACCCACAGGCGCAGACCACGTCGATACCGACGAGGCACACGGATTCTCGAATCTCGAGCGATCCGATCTCGATGGCAATGACTCGAGCCAGGGGCTATTCGACGATCTGCTCAGCGGCGAACCGATTTTCGAGAACAAGGAAGTGCTTCGTCCTTCCTACACGCCACACGAGCTCCCACACAGAAGCGACCAGATCAACAAGATGGCGACGATTCTCGTCGCAGCGTTGCGCGGGGAGACACCCTCGAACATTCTCATCTACGGGAAAACTGGCACTGGGAAAACTGCGAGTGCAAAATTTGTCAGCAAAGAACTCGAGAGTACGTCCCAGAAGTATAGCGTTCCCTGTGACGTCGAATACATCAACTGTGAAGTCACTGATACGCAGTATCGCGTGCTCGCGCAACTCGCGAACAAGTTCATCGACAAGAACAAAGAACGCATCGACGACCGAATCGACGACCTCGAGGCGCTCAAAGAGGCATTCGAGGAGTACGATCGAGCGTCTCAGTCGGACCCCGACGTTTCCGCTGGAACTGACACCGGGTCGGAGACGTTGTTCTCAGAGACGGCGGACCACGACGATACATCCGGGGGGACACCCACGGAGTTGAGATCGCCAGATGACGTAGATGCGCACGCTGTTACCGACGAATCATCGGAAACTGATACCCACACCGATGATCGAGCTACTCCGAACGCATCGTCGGGCGATGGCTCCGAACACCCTTCCGCGGTTCCAGCTGAAACGAAGGGGGAACCTACCGAGTCGACGGTGGCGGGTTCCGACACACCGGCCACGGCGGAATCATCGCCACACCCACTCGAGTCGACGCCGTTCGAAACGAGCGAGGATATCGACGATCGAATCGCCGAACTCGAAGACGACAAGGAATCCTTCGAGGAAGTTCCGATGACTGGATGGCCGACAGACCGCGTCTACAGCGTCTTTTTCGACGCCGTCGATTACGACGAACGCGTCGTCGTCATCATGCTCGACGAGATCGACAAACTCGTGGAGAAAAGCGGCGACGATACGCTGTATAACCTCTCGCGAATGAACTCCGAACTCGAGAACTCGCGCGTGTCGATTATCGGTATCTCGAACGATCTGAAGTTCACCGACTTTCTCGATCCTCGCGTCAAATCCTCACTCGGCGAAGAAGAGATCGTTTTCCCACCTTACGACGCGAATCAACTGCGTGATATCCTCGAGCACCGCTCGGAGGTTGCGTTTAAAGAAGGTGCACTTTCGGACGACGTTATTCCCCTCTGTGCTGCATTCGCCGCACAGGAACACGGTGACGCACGGCGAGCGCTCGATTTGCTTCGCACGGCAGGCGAGTTAGCGGAACGATCTCAGACGGAGACGATCGTCGAAGAACACGTCCGCCAGGCACAGGACAAGATCGAACTCGACCGAGTCGTCGAAGTCGTTCGGACGCTGCCGACACAGAGCAAACTCGTCCTCTTCGCGATCATTTTACTCGAGAAAAACGGCGTCAACAGCATCAACACTGGCGAAGTGTTCAACATCTACAAGCGCCTCTGTGAAGAGATCGACGCAGACGTCTTGACCCAACGCCGCGTGACGGACCTCATCAGTGAACTCGATATGCTCGGTATCGTGAACGCAGTCGTCGTCTCGAAGGGACGATACGGTCGAACGAAGGAGATCAGTCTCTCCGTTCCGCTCGGTGAGACGGAGGCCGTGTTACTCTCGGATTCCCGCCTCAGCGATATCGACGAAGTTCAGCCGTTCGTCCAGGCACGATTCGAAAACTAA
- a CDS encoding Era-like GTP-binding protein, whose translation MGLFTELKTSISRVTDRLFTDEEPKRIGIYGPPNAGKTTLANRIARDWTGDAIGAESHIPHETRRARRKEDVQIEREGKSVTIDIVDTPGVTTKVDYEEFTDEMEEDDAIRRSREATEGVAEAMHWLREDVDGVIYVLDSAEDPITQVNTMLIGIIESRDLPVLIFANKIDLEDSSVKRIEDAFPQHKTVPLSAKEGENMDEVYEKIAEYFG comes from the coding sequence ATGGGACTGTTCACAGAACTCAAAACTAGTATCTCTCGGGTTACAGACCGCCTCTTTACGGATGAGGAACCCAAACGAATCGGTATCTACGGTCCACCAAACGCTGGAAAGACAACGCTCGCCAACCGAATCGCTCGAGACTGGACTGGTGACGCGATTGGTGCGGAGAGTCATATCCCACACGAAACGCGTCGCGCACGCCGGAAAGAAGATGTTCAGATCGAACGTGAGGGGAAGTCGGTAACGATCGATATCGTCGATACGCCTGGTGTGACGACGAAAGTCGACTACGAGGAGTTTACCGACGAGATGGAAGAAGACGATGCGATCCGTCGCTCCCGCGAGGCCACCGAAGGCGTCGCAGAGGCGATGCACTGGCTTCGTGAGGACGTCGACGGCGTCATTTACGTGCTCGATAGCGCAGAGGATCCGATCACGCAAGTCAACACGATGTTGATCGGGATTATCGAATCTCGCGATCTCCCGGTGTTGATCTTCGCAAACAAGATCGACCTCGAGGACTCGAGCGTCAAACGGATCGAAGACGCGTTCCCACAGCACAAGACCGTCCCGCTCTCGGCGAAAGAAGGCGAGAACATGGACGAAGTGTACGAAAAAATTGCGGAGTACTTCGGGTGA
- a CDS encoding DUF2073 domain-containing protein, which translates to MPHATNADDPDTPDGVQIDLISGERMDSLASMEKIRMILDGVHEGNIVILEEGLSPDEESKLIEVTMSEISPDEFNGIEIETYPKSSTRDSSLLGRIMGNNESAAKLTVIGPANQIETLHKDETLISALVSRD; encoded by the coding sequence ATGCCACACGCAACTAACGCAGACGACCCAGACACACCCGACGGTGTCCAGATCGACTTGATCAGCGGCGAACGAATGGATAGTTTGGCCTCGATGGAGAAGATCCGGATGATCTTGGATGGCGTCCACGAGGGGAACATCGTTATTCTCGAGGAAGGACTGAGTCCTGACGAAGAGAGTAAACTGATCGAGGTGACGATGTCCGAAATCAGTCCCGATGAGTTCAACGGGATCGAGATCGAGACGTATCCAAAATCCTCGACACGCGATTCCTCGTTGCTCGGTCGGATTATGGGTAACAACGAGTCTGCAGCAAAGTTGACTGTTATCGGTCCTGCAAATCAAATCGAAACGCTCCACAAGGATGAAACGCTGATCAGTGCCCTCGTGTCCCGAGACTAA
- a CDS encoding OapC/ArvC family zinc-ribbon domain-containing protein produces MPHECTNCGRTFPDGSKEMLSGCPDCGGNKFQFAPSGQATSNSAHSSEASAGATESAGDASSPSSSSPTGTVGRAAKTVRGWVSSESDTADDAPPVSSESPPTTSETPQASSESSPERSPQSSTPSQRDSSQPQPQSWPDEAKPDNPSEESTTEEFTAWPETARRPENRSDAPSDGDRGAPETQGSASATPASSPASSEPSSDGNERTPETNAEPTPTRADGTIVADDEDTAQADARSEVVSSNDLPETDHPSPDTRDGASHPQHANAASSDAQPPSDGRVVSEPTGEQPSIEELRAELNEQFESIKIVSPGQYELNLMELYNREEYIISLQEDGRYVIDVPDSWRNDEDEE; encoded by the coding sequence ATGCCACACGAATGTACGAACTGCGGTCGCACATTTCCCGACGGTTCCAAAGAGATGTTGTCGGGGTGTCCAGACTGCGGTGGAAACAAGTTCCAGTTTGCACCGTCTGGACAAGCGACGAGCAACTCGGCTCACTCGAGTGAGGCGTCAGCGGGTGCTACCGAGAGTGCTGGTGACGCGTCCTCTCCGTCTTCGTCTTCTCCCACCGGAACCGTCGGGCGTGCTGCGAAAACAGTTCGTGGCTGGGTTTCCTCGGAGTCGGATACCGCAGACGATGCTCCACCGGTCTCGAGCGAATCGCCGCCAACGACGAGCGAAACGCCACAAGCCTCGAGCGAATCGTCACCAGAACGATCGCCGCAGTCGAGTACACCGAGCCAACGCGATTCGTCACAGCCACAGCCCCAATCGTGGCCCGACGAGGCCAAACCGGACAACCCGTCCGAAGAGTCGACGACGGAGGAATTTACTGCGTGGCCCGAAACAGCTCGTCGACCCGAAAACCGGTCGGATGCCCCGTCGGATGGGGATCGGGGTGCACCGGAAACACAGGGGTCGGCGTCGGCCACCCCGGCTTCGAGTCCAGCGTCGTCTGAACCCTCGAGTGACGGCAACGAGCGTACACCCGAAACGAACGCCGAACCAACTCCAACTCGAGCAGACGGGACGATTGTTGCCGACGACGAGGATACGGCACAGGCCGATGCTCGGAGTGAAGTCGTCTCGAGTAACGATCTTCCGGAAACGGATCACCCGTCTCCAGATACACGAGATGGTGCGTCTCATCCACAACACGCAAACGCAGCCTCGAGCGATGCGCAGCCACCGAGTGACGGTCGTGTCGTCAGCGAACCGACGGGAGAGCAACCGTCGATCGAAGAACTCCGCGCGGAACTCAACGAACAATTCGAGAGTATCAAGATCGTGAGTCCGGGACAGTACGAACTCAACCTCATGGAACTCTACAATCGCGAAGAGTACATTATCTCGCTGCAAGAGGACGGCCGATACGTTATCGACGTTCCCGATTCCTGGCGAAACGACGAAGACGAGGAGTAA
- a CDS encoding DUF7089 family protein, giving the protein MFQTRDLSSSVESVRESYAPTVRVLESDRDFETIPPTQAEDLGLLVDSLEPASYPAEWLPNDAPTLLTRYAGTDFTIGMPGDGSVAWTRQSDPPVVIIKPRVEGSPEAFVDFLLAEAVVEVSLGVPEHFLGFFEDQYRELDDAVALDPNETYQVASALYDGWVGLQTRAEFATWNEAHPALADAWQDAGTRLEDRVSELPRAVARGETDFADATELACAAIKHAIELPAPFAALDTSAYRDHGAEYAVTWAEKTFDSLEE; this is encoded by the coding sequence ATGTTCCAGACTCGCGACCTCTCGAGTTCGGTCGAGTCCGTTCGTGAGTCCTACGCGCCGACAGTTCGCGTCCTCGAGTCGGATCGAGACTTCGAGACGATTCCGCCCACACAGGCCGAAGATCTCGGTCTCCTCGTCGATTCGCTCGAGCCGGCGAGTTATCCTGCCGAGTGGCTTCCGAACGACGCCCCGACGTTGCTCACTCGATACGCGGGTACGGACTTCACGATCGGTATGCCGGGTGATGGAAGCGTCGCGTGGACTCGCCAGAGTGATCCGCCGGTCGTGATTATCAAGCCTCGTGTCGAAGGGTCGCCGGAGGCGTTCGTCGACTTCTTACTCGCCGAGGCGGTCGTCGAGGTATCACTCGGCGTTCCCGAACACTTCCTCGGGTTTTTCGAAGACCAGTATCGCGAACTCGACGACGCGGTCGCACTCGATCCGAACGAGACGTATCAGGTAGCGTCGGCACTATACGATGGATGGGTTGGTCTCCAGACCCGAGCGGAGTTCGCGACGTGGAACGAGGCCCACCCTGCCCTCGCCGACGCGTGGCAGGATGCGGGAACGCGACTCGAGGATCGAGTCTCGGAATTGCCACGGGCCGTCGCCCGGGGTGAGACGGACTTTGCAGATGCAACCGAACTCGCGTGTGCAGCGATCAAACACGCCATCGAACTTCCAGCGCCGTTTGCGGCACTCGATACGAGTGCGTACCGTGATCACGGTGCCGAGTACGCGGTGACATGGGCCGAGAAGACGTTCGATTCTCTCGAGGAGTGA
- a CDS encoding DUF7090 family protein, with protein sequence MEYSLAIDETPATVSGGTGVLLLHPSTGETDRIDTDFLKTDTDYFLVISTRTTAREVKQKLEYYDVDEDCAEILDTLSIERGYSRRSADTVHYVAAPDDVDGIVEHIDGFLEAHDGKLRLSFDSITELAYYAGDEEALETAERIVELLEKHDAIGLFHVSEDPHDEALVAQFRDVFDGTIDLDEDGHIDTDFD encoded by the coding sequence ATGGAGTATTCGCTTGCAATCGACGAGACACCAGCAACGGTATCGGGTGGAACGGGTGTACTGTTACTTCACCCGAGTACGGGTGAAACGGACCGCATCGATACCGATTTTCTCAAAACCGACACCGACTACTTCCTCGTCATCTCCACACGAACCACCGCCCGCGAAGTCAAACAAAAACTCGAGTACTACGACGTCGACGAAGACTGTGCCGAGATTCTCGACACCCTCAGTATCGAACGCGGCTACTCCCGACGCTCCGCCGACACCGTCCACTACGTCGCCGCACCCGACGACGTCGACGGCATCGTCGAACACATCGACGGCTTCCTCGAGGCACACGATGGCAAACTTCGCCTCAGTTTCGACTCCATCACCGAACTCGCCTACTACGCCGGCGACGAGGAAGCTCTCGAAACCGCCGAACGGATCGTCGAATTGCTCGAGAAACACGACGCAATCGGTCTCTTTCACGTCTCGGAAGACCCCCACGACGAGGCACTCGTTGCGCAGTTCCGTGACGTATTCGACGGAACGATCGATCTCGACGAGGACGGCCACATCGACACCGACTTCGACTAA